ACTGGTGGCGATTGTGGGCGGCTCCAAAGTCTCTACCAAACTGTCTATCCTGCAGTCGCTGGCCGATAAGGTAGACCAACTGGTTGTGGGCGGCGGTATCGCCAATACTTTCATGCTCGCCAGCGGCAAGAAAATCGGCAAATCACTGGCGGAACCTGACCAGATCGACCAGGCAAAAGTCGTGATTGACATGATGGCCAAACGTGGCGCCAGCGTGCCGATTCCGACCGATGTTGTCTGCGCCAAGGAATTTTCCGCCCAGGCCAAGGGTGAGGCCAAATCTGCTGATGCGGTTGCCGATGATGATATGATTTTCGACATTGGCGAAAACACCGCCAGCGAACTGACCGGTATTCTGAAAAATGCCGGTACGATCGTCTGGAATGGCCCGGTAGGCGTGTTTGAATTTGACGCCTTTGCCAACGGCACTCGCAAGGTGGCCCAAGCCATTGCCGCATCTGAGGGATTTTCCATTGCCGGCGGCGGCGATACACTGGCAGCCATTTCCAAATTCGGCATCACCGATCAGGTTGGCTATATCTCTACCGGTGGCGGCGCGTTCCTGGAATTTCTTGAAGGCAAAGTGTTGCCTGCAGTAGAGATTCTCGAGCAACGCAATAAGGCATAAACCGATAGAGGGTTCTGCATGATACTGATACGACAGGGTCGGATCAGTATCTGCATCCCCATCTCAAGACAATAGCAATAACTAATAGCCACAACACATCAAAGCCAGCGACCTTGTCGGTGGCTTTTTTTAATACCGATACCCGCTCAATAACGGCGCAATGGATCTGCGCTGGCCGCCGTTATTTTCCTTCAGTTGTGTCCGTATGATCCTCTCATTTACCCGTTCTGGCAGATAGCTGAACCAGACCGACTTCTGTTATGATTTCAGGCAGCCACCGGTTCGGCGTGTGGCCCTGATCATTTTTGGGAAGGCGGTAACTATGAAACGCATCTTTGTTGCCGGAGCCGCACTGGTTCTGTCGGGAATTATTGGCACCGCAGTTGCCGCCAATATCACGTCGGTTTCACCCACGGGCACCCAAAGCAAGGTCTCCGCCATTGACATTGTGTTCAGCGCTAACGTCATTCCGTTGGGGCGCAACGATGTTTCGCCACCGGTCTCGGTCAGTTGCAAGGGAAGCCAGGTAAAGGGACACGGCAAATGGTCCGACGGCGCGCACTGGTCCTATGAATTTGAAGAAACGCTGCCGGCCGGCGTGCAATGCACGATCACCCCGGATGCCGCCTTTCGCGATACCGCCGGTAAACCGGTGCAAGGCAAGAAACAATATCAGTTTAATACCGGCAGGCTGGCTGTCACATCCATCAGCCCCTCCGGCAAAATCGATGAAGATCAGGCTTTCACGGTTCGGTTCAACCTGCCTGTGCAGCCAAGCAGTGTGCAGGCGCATGCAAGTTGCGTCGTACAGGGTCTGGGAGAACAGATTCCGGTCAAGGTGCTGTCCGAGCAGGATAAGAAAATAATCATCAGCCAGGCCCGGCCATATCTGGAAGACGAGGCCGAGAATATTGCGTTTGTTCAGTGCGCGCGCCGATTGCCGGCAGCTGCCAAAGGCAGGTTGGTCATCGGGCAGGCAGTCACCAGTCAGGGGGCGTGTCCATGAGCAAACCCTATGATTTCGAATTCGAGGTACGCAAGGACTTTGCCGCCGGCTTTTCCTGCTCGCGCGAAAACCAGAATGCCGATTGTTCACCGGCCAGGCCTGTGTATCTGACGCTTAGTGAATCCATTACCAGGGCAGACCTGCAAGGCATTACGCTTGTCGGTGCGAGTGGCAAACAATATCCCTCAGATATCGACGAGAGCGACAGCACCATAAGCAGTGTGAAGTTCCCCGGCCCGTTTGCCGAACACGAGACGCTCACGCTCAATGTGCCGGCAGGCCTGAAAGACGAGTCAGGACGCATGCTGAGCAATGCCGGCCAGTTCCCCATGAAGGTTCGCATGGCTTCCTATTCGCCCATGCTCAAGTTTGCCTCTTCCTCGTTCGGTATTATCGAGCGCAAGGCAGATGCCGCTGACGGCAAGGCGCCTTGGCATGTACCGCTAACCGTTCGCTATATAGAAAACCAACTGGCCATCAAAGACCAGCGCCTGTCACCGGGCACCATCAGCGATTATGTTCCCCAGGAGGATGCCGATGTGCTCAAGGCCTATGCGCGTGTACGCCGCCTGGATGAAACATCGATGACGGCAAAGAACATTCGCGCCGTGATGAATGATCAGCCTGACAGTCATACGGAAAACAAACCGGTCTATATAGACACCCGATCCGTTTCCATGCTGGCTGAAAACCCGAATGCAACCACCATCACGTTGCCTGGTGTAAAAACGGCGGCCAAGCATCGCGAATTTGAGGTGCTGGGCGTGCCATTGCAGCAACCGGGCTTTCATGTGCTGGAAGCCAAGTCTGCCAGTCTGGGGCAGGCATTGCTAGCCAATAAGAATCCCATGTATGTGCGTAGCTCCGTGCTGGTGACCAATATGGCTGTGCATATAAAAAAAGGCCGGGACGATTTGCTGGTGTGGGTCACAACGCTGGACGACGCCAAACCGGTAGCGCATGCACAGGTCAATGTCCTGGATTGCTCTGGTAAAACACTACTGACAGGCCAGACGGGTAGTGACGGGATCTGGCATTATCGCAAGGCGGTCAAGGGCGAAGACTATTGCAACAATACGCAATTGTCCGGCCTTTTTGTGTCGGCGCGCATCGGTCCAGATCACCCGCTGGCCGCTGGTACAGGCGATTATTCGTTCGCGTTTACCTCATGGGACAATGGCATCGAGTCCTGGCGCTTCAATGTGCCAACCGACAGTTCCGCCCAGCCTACGGTACGCGCCCACACGATCCTGGACCGCAGTCTGTTCCGTGCCGGCGAGACGGCATCCATGAAGCATCTGCTGCGCACGCTGACCCGCGACGGATTCGCGCTGCCTGACATCAATACGCTGCCTGCACAGATGAGCATTGAGCTGGTTGGCGGGGAAGACGAATATAAATTGCCCGTCACATGGCAACAAACGTCGGGCGGCAATGTGTTCAGCGCATCGGACTGGAAAATTCCGGAAGATATCAAACGTGGGCAGTACCGAATTGTGCTGGACCCCGATGGTCAGGCATACGAAACAGGCCAGTTTCGTGTCGAGGATTTCAAGCTGCCTTTGCTGGCAGGACAGTTGTCCATCACCGATGCTGCAGGCGAAAAAGGGCCGCTGATCGCACCCAAGGCGGTCCGGCTGGATATGCAAATGCGCTATTTATCTGGCGGTGCCGCCGGACGCCTGCCTGTAGACATTTCTGCATTGTCGCGCGATCGCAGCATATCCTTTCGCGACTATGACGATTACGCTTTCGATCCGCCGCAACAGATTGCGGCCGACGCCGATAGCGAGCAAGAAGAGAACGCAGACGATAGCGACACCAGTCGCATTATCGTGAACAAGCAAAAGATGACGCTGGATGCCCAGGGACGCGGCACCCTGGCGCTGGACGCTTTGCCGGCGTCCGACAGAGCGCGTAACATCACCTTTGAAGGCAGCTTCATGGATCCTAACGGCCAGGTGCAGACCGTCAGTCGTACTGTGGCCGTGTGGCCCGCGGCCTATGTGGCGGGCATTCGCAGTGGTTACCTGGTACAGCAGGAAAAGGCTGCCGCAATATCGGTGATTACGCTGGACACGCAGGGCAGGCCGGCGGCGACAGTCCCCGTTACGGTACGTGCCGTCAGCTATACCTATCAGACGGTACGCAAGCGTCTGGTCGGCGGATTTTACAGTTATGACACCCATCGCGTCGCCAAAGACCTGGGCACGATATGCACTGGCACCAGCGGCGCTGACGGCAAATTCGCTTGCGATATCAGCCTGAAAGAGCAGGGGCGGGTCAGCCTGATTGCCGAGGTTACCGATAGCGCAGGTCGCCATGCCCAGGCCGAGTCCAGCGTCTATGTGGTGGGCGCCGGCGAGATGTGGTTCTCGGGCGGCGAGAACAATGACCGCATCGACATTATTGCCGACAAGAAGGAATACCAGCCTGGCGAGACAGCACAGTTCCAGGTGCGCATGCCATTTCGCCAGGCCAATGCACTGGTTGCCATTGAGCGGGAGGGGGTCCTGGAGACCCGGCAAGTAGCTCTGTCGGGCACCAATCCAACTTTTACCGTTCAGATCAAGCCACAGTGGGGGCCGAACGTTTATGTTTCGGTGCTGGCGCTGCGAGGCCGCATCCGCGATTCGGCGCAGAATCCGGATCTCAGTTGGGGCGAATCTGCTTCTGCGCTGCCGACTGCCTGATCGATCTGGCCAAGCCGGCGTATCGCTATGGATTGACGGCGATTCGTGTACGCAGCGATAAAAATGCCTGAACATCAGTATTGCCACAGACAAGCCGCGCTATCAGGTGCGCGACCAGGCCACCGCCACGATCCGGGGCTCTTTGCCAGATGGCAGTCCGGCGGCCAATGCCAGTGTTGCATTGGCGGTGGTGGATGAAGCCTTGCTGGAACTGGCCCCCAATGACAGCTGGAATATTGTCAAGGCCATGATGGGAGAACGCGCCTATGGCGTGGAAACAGCCACGGCCCAGATGGAAGTGGTGGGACGGCGGCACTATGGTCGCAAGGCCCTGCCACCGGGCGGTGGCGGCGGCAATGGCGGCGCGCCCACCCGCGAACTGCTCGATAGCCTGGTATTCTGGAAGCCCGATATTGTGCTGGACGCACAGGGCCAGGCTACCGTTGCGCTTGGCTTAAATGATGCGATCTCGGGTTTTCGATTGGCGGCCATTGCCGAACTGGGCGCAGACCGGTTTGGCCAGGGCAGCGCCCATATCGTGACCACGCAGGATTTGCAGGTCATCTCCGGTTTGCCGCTGGTTGCTCGCAGCGATGACCATTACACCGCGAAGATCACCCTGCGCAATGCGACCGATCGCCCCATGACCGTAGAAGCGGGCGCGCGCGTGAGCGGCCCGGCGCTTGCGCCATTGGCACTGAAGCAGCAAACCGTGTCCATTGCAGCACAGTCGTCGCAGACGGTTACCTGGGATATGGATATGCGTACCGTGCCAGCAGGACCATCGTCGCAGACGCTGAAATGGCGTTTCGATGCCAGGGAACAGGGCGAGCAGGGCGCCGGTGCACCGGCACATGCGGCTGCCATCGACAGTGTCGAAATATCACAACTGCTGATTCCTACCGTACCGGTCACTGTGCGACAGGCCACATTGCAATCGGTGCGCGCCAAGGAACCCATTCAGGGGTTGCCGGTGCAACCGCCTGCAGGCGCGATCAAAGGGACCGATGGCGTGCCGCTGGGCGGCGTACAGGTGCAGTTGTCCACGTCTCTGGCTAAAGGGCTGGATCCAGTGCGCCGCTGGTTTGCCGATTATCAGTTTACCTGCCTGGAACAACTGTCTTCGATTGCCATCGGTATTGACAATCCACAACGCTGGTCGGCGCTGATGAACCGGCTACCCGTATACATGGATGATCACGGGCTGGTGGCCTATTTCCCAGGCCTGGCAGGCGACGAAGTGCTGACCGCTCATTTGCTGGCAGTGTCCCACGAAGCCAGTCGGGGCGATCAACCTTACACTATTCCCAAAGCGTATCGTGAAAAAATGCTGGAAGGCCTGATGGCCTATGTGACTGGCAAAATCCGTTCAACAGCATGGCAGCCCAAGCAGGATAACGGCGAACGCAGGCTGATGGTGCTGGAGGCCTTATCACGAGCCGGTATGGTCACACCGCGTCTGTTGTCCACCATTGAGTTTGACCGAGAACGCATGAGTACAGCGGCGCTGGTAGATTGGCTCAGTATTGTATCGCGCGTCAAGAACCTGCCGGATCAGGCCCAGACCCTGGCTACGCTGCGTTCGGCCCTGCTGTCGCGCATGAGTCGACAAGGCACCAGTCTGGTGCTGGCAGATGACGATGATGCCTATCCTGGTGGATGATGAGCAATCGCGCCACGGTGACCGCCAAGCTGCTTGTTGCTGTCATGAACAGCAAGGCCTGGGAAAAGGATATCCCGGTGCTGCTGACCGGTTTGCTTGGTCAGCAGCAGCGCGGCACCTGGTCTACGACCACGGCCAATGTGTGGGGTACCCTGGCGGTTCGCTCCTTCAGTGCATCGTTTGAAAAGACGCCCGTGAAGGGAACACTGTCCATGTCGCTGCAAGCTGCCGGTGCCCCCACATCTGCAGACCAGCAGTGGGAAGCTTGCAGCCAACGCAGAAAATCCTGGTGCCTTGGAAAAACAATGATCCCCAGCAACTGTCACTATCGCTTCAGGGAACCGGGCGCGTCTGGGCATCCATGGCTGCCCAGGCGGCGGTACCAGTAAGCAAGCCAATCTACGCGGGTTATACACTTAGTCGCACTGTCGTTCCGGTATCACAGGCGATAAACGGCAAATGGTCAGTGGGCGACATCTATCGTGTCCATCTGGAAGTTACTGCCAAGACCGCCATGAACTGGGTGGTGCTTAGCGATCCGGTGCCGGCCGGCGCGACGGTTCTGGGCGGCGGCCTGGGCCGGGATTCAGCCGTGGCAACCCAGGGTGAGAAGCAGGACGACGCAGGCATGTCGCCCAGCTTTGCTGAACGCAAAAGCGAGTTGTACCGTGCCTACTATGCGTGGTTACCGGCAGGCAAAACGTCGCTTGAGTATACGGTAAGGCTCAATACCCCAGGTAGCTATAGTTTGCCCGCTACGCGGATAGAGGCCATGTATGCGCCGCAGGTCTATGGGGAATTGCCCAACACGGGTGGGTTTACGATCGTTGAATCTGCCAGTGAACAGGCCGGTGGTGCACCACAACAGGCTGCACCGGCACAAGGGGCCAGCGCGTCGGCTGTGACAACCCCATGACAGGAAGGGCAGTGGGGCAGCAGGCAGAACGCCGGCGCTGGCCATCCAGGCTGGTGGGCCTGTGCCTGGCTGCGCTGCTGATCGTTGTTATTGCCGGGATTGCTGTCTATATCGTTCGCCTGCCGGTACCTGCGTACGATGAGGTGCGTAGCGGCTACCGCCCGTC
Above is a window of Advenella kashmirensis WT001 DNA encoding:
- a CDS encoding alpha-2-macroglobulin family protein produces the protein MRDQATATIRGSLPDGSPAANASVALAVVDEALLELAPNDSWNIVKAMMGERAYGVETATAQMEVVGRRHYGRKALPPGGGGGNGGAPTRELLDSLVFWKPDIVLDAQGQATVALGLNDAISGFRLAAIAELGADRFGQGSAHIVTTQDLQVISGLPLVARSDDHYTAKITLRNATDRPMTVEAGARVSGPALAPLALKQQTVSIAAQSSQTVTWDMDMRTVPAGPSSQTLKWRFDAREQGEQGAGAPAHAAAIDSVEISQLLIPTVPVTVRQATLQSVRAKEPIQGLPVQPPAGAIKGTDGVPLGGVQVQLSTSLAKGLDPVRRWFADYQFTCLEQLSSIAIGIDNPQRWSALMNRLPVYMDDHGLVAYFPGLAGDEVLTAHLLAVSHEASRGDQPYTIPKAYREKMLEGLMAYVTGKIRSTAWQPKQDNGERRLMVLEALSRAGMVTPRLLSTIEFDRERMSTAALVDWLSIVSRVKNLPDQAQTLATLRSALLSRMSRQGTSLVLADDDDAYPGG
- a CDS encoding MG2 domain-containing protein; this translates as MSKPYDFEFEVRKDFAAGFSCSRENQNADCSPARPVYLTLSESITRADLQGITLVGASGKQYPSDIDESDSTISSVKFPGPFAEHETLTLNVPAGLKDESGRMLSNAGQFPMKVRMASYSPMLKFASSSFGIIERKADAADGKAPWHVPLTVRYIENQLAIKDQRLSPGTISDYVPQEDADVLKAYARVRRLDETSMTAKNIRAVMNDQPDSHTENKPVYIDTRSVSMLAENPNATTITLPGVKTAAKHREFEVLGVPLQQPGFHVLEAKSASLGQALLANKNPMYVRSSVLVTNMAVHIKKGRDDLLVWVTTLDDAKPVAHAQVNVLDCSGKTLLTGQTGSDGIWHYRKAVKGEDYCNNTQLSGLFVSARIGPDHPLAAGTGDYSFAFTSWDNGIESWRFNVPTDSSAQPTVRAHTILDRSLFRAGETASMKHLLRTLTRDGFALPDINTLPAQMSIELVGGEDEYKLPVTWQQTSGGNVFSASDWKIPEDIKRGQYRIVLDPDGQAYETGQFRVEDFKLPLLAGQLSITDAAGEKGPLIAPKAVRLDMQMRYLSGGAAGRLPVDISALSRDRSISFRDYDDYAFDPPQQIAADADSEQEENADDSDTSRIIVNKQKMTLDAQGRGTLALDALPASDRARNITFEGSFMDPNGQVQTVSRTVAVWPAAYVAGIRSGYLVQQEKAAAISVITLDTQGRPAATVPVTVRAVSYTYQTVRKRLVGGFYSYDTHRVAKDLGTICTGTSGADGKFACDISLKEQGRVSLIAEVTDSAGRHAQAESSVYVVGAGEMWFSGGENNDRIDIIADKKEYQPGETAQFQVRMPFRQANALVAIEREGVLETRQVALSGTNPTFTVQIKPQWGPNVYVSVLALRGRIRDSAQNPDLSWGESASALPTA
- a CDS encoding alpha-2-macroglobulin family protein, which encodes MAAQAAVPVSKPIYAGYTLSRTVVPVSQAINGKWSVGDIYRVHLEVTAKTAMNWVVLSDPVPAGATVLGGGLGRDSAVATQGEKQDDAGMSPSFAERKSELYRAYYAWLPAGKTSLEYTVRLNTPGSYSLPATRIEAMYAPQVYGELPNTGGFTIVESASEQAGGAPQQAAPAQGASASAVTTP
- a CDS encoding phosphoglycerate kinase, with amino-acid sequence MANVQTLSALAKNGQLKDKRVFIRSDLNVPLADDGSITEDTRIRASVPAIQMALEAGAAVMVTSHLGRPTEGTLTAQDSLAPVAKRLSELLGKPVQLVQDWVDGVSVAPGQVVLLENCRVNKGEKKNDEALARKLAALCDVYANDAFGTAHRAEATTHGIAKFAPIACAGPLLEAELEALGKALQNPKRPLVAIVGGSKVSTKLSILQSLADKVDQLVVGGGIANTFMLASGKKIGKSLAEPDQIDQAKVVIDMMAKRGASVPIPTDVVCAKEFSAQAKGEAKSADAVADDDMIFDIGENTASELTGILKNAGTIVWNGPVGVFEFDAFANGTRKVAQAIAASEGFSIAGGGDTLAAISKFGITDQVGYISTGGGAFLEFLEGKVLPAVEILEQRNKA